Proteins encoded by one window of Luteimonas yindakuii:
- the cydD gene encoding thiol reductant ABC exporter subunit CydD: MDSPDAAESLPQASASRTAQIRRLDALAAPVRGRLRVAGGCTVVAGWLLVPQAALIALLVQRGLVEGAEPTTLVPALLALVAVGVARAALLLGARRNADRASTELRAGLRRTLAGRLLGRGAPWLRRQRSGGLSELAATHVDALDGYFGGYLLARLEVAMVPLAYLVVAFLVEPVVGVLLLVTMPLAPVFMMLVGRGAQAASQGQLRALSRMGGHFADRLRGLGLIRVYGRGEAELAGIGDAAEGLRERSLKVLRIAFLSSAVLEFFASVSVALIALYLGMSYLGMVDLRGGAALTLGTGLFLLLLAPEFYAPMRRLAAHYHDRASALAALEEIEHALADDVEPAPSLAGHPESPVRSTPAVTDTSTAAPAVSLQHISVRHAGAARDALSAVSLDVAPGEFVALAGGSGSGKSTLLEAVAGWLPLREGRIDIAPHDARIGYAPQRPYLFHGSIADNLRIARPDADDAALHAAAEAAQVMRFTARLPDGLDTVIGERGFGLSGGEARRIALARLFLRNPALALLDEPTAFLDPDTERAVLDALAMFARGRTLIVATHSDAALATAGRVVTLDASGGLR; the protein is encoded by the coding sequence ATGGATTCACCCGACGCGGCGGAATCGCTGCCGCAAGCCTCCGCATCCCGCACCGCCCAGATCCGCCGCCTGGACGCGCTTGCAGCGCCAGTGCGCGGACGGCTGCGCGTGGCTGGCGGATGCACGGTGGTGGCCGGCTGGTTGCTGGTGCCACAGGCGGCGCTGATCGCCCTGCTGGTCCAGCGCGGCCTCGTCGAAGGCGCGGAACCGACCACGCTGGTGCCCGCACTGCTGGCGCTGGTGGCGGTGGGCGTTGCACGCGCGGCACTGCTGCTCGGCGCGCGCCGCAACGCGGACCGCGCCAGCACGGAGCTGCGCGCCGGGTTGCGCCGCACGCTTGCCGGGCGCCTGCTCGGCCGCGGTGCACCATGGTTGCGACGCCAGCGCAGCGGTGGCCTGAGCGAACTCGCCGCCACCCATGTCGATGCGCTCGACGGTTACTTCGGCGGCTATCTGCTGGCGCGACTGGAAGTCGCGATGGTGCCGCTGGCCTATCTGGTCGTGGCGTTCCTGGTGGAACCGGTGGTCGGCGTGCTGCTGCTGGTGACGATGCCGCTCGCGCCGGTGTTCATGATGCTGGTCGGCCGCGGCGCCCAGGCCGCCAGCCAGGGCCAGTTGCGTGCGTTGTCGCGCATGGGCGGCCATTTCGCCGATCGCCTGCGCGGGCTCGGCCTGATCCGCGTCTATGGCCGCGGCGAGGCGGAACTCGCGGGCATCGGCGACGCCGCCGAAGGTCTGCGCGAGCGCAGCCTCAAGGTGCTGCGGATCGCCTTTCTCTCATCGGCGGTGCTCGAGTTCTTCGCTTCGGTCAGTGTCGCGCTGATCGCGCTGTACCTGGGCATGAGCTACCTCGGGATGGTGGACCTGCGTGGCGGTGCGGCGCTGACGCTGGGCACCGGTCTGTTCCTGTTGCTGCTTGCACCGGAGTTCTACGCACCGATGCGCCGGCTGGCCGCGCACTACCACGATCGCGCGAGCGCGCTGGCCGCGCTCGAGGAAATCGAGCACGCGCTGGCGGACGACGTCGAACCGGCACCGTCGCTGGCCGGACACCCCGAGAGCCCGGTTCGATCCACGCCTGCGGTGACGGACACATCCACCGCAGCACCCGCGGTCTCGCTGCAACACATCAGCGTGCGCCATGCCGGTGCCGCGCGCGATGCGTTGTCGGCGGTCAGCCTGGACGTCGCCCCCGGCGAGTTCGTGGCCCTGGCGGGTGGCAGCGGCAGCGGCAAGAGCACGTTGCTGGAGGCCGTCGCCGGCTGGCTGCCGCTGCGCGAAGGCCGGATCGACATCGCGCCGCACGACGCGCGCATCGGCTATGCGCCGCAACGCCCGTACCTGTTCCACGGCAGCATCGCCGACAACCTGCGCATTGCCCGGCCCGACGCCGACGACGCCGCGCTGCATGCCGCCGCCGAAGCCGCGCAGGTCATGCGCTTCACCGCACGCCTGCCCGACGGCCTCGACACGGTGATCGGCGAGCGCGGCTTCGGCCTGTCGGGCGGCGAGGCGCGGCGCATCGCACTGGCGCGGCTGTTCCTGCGCAATCCCGCCCTCGCCCTGCTCGACGAGCCGACCGCGTTCCTCGACCCCGACACCGAGCGCGCGGTGCTGGACGCGTTGGCCATGTTCGCGCGTGGGCGCACGCTGATCGTCGCCACCCACAGCGATGCCGCACTGGCAACGGCCGGCCGGGTGGTGACGCTGGATGCATCGGGTGGGCTGCGATGA
- the rnr gene encoding ribonuclease R — protein MAKTPGKRGQKRVDSTSAKRGGTQKTGTPKAKGRGGDALPGWMPDTLRDPPRAASGKAPAKVPASRKPAGARKPSGFRDPQAEREAGRYENPIVSREAILLWLGEADGPQTADDLAAHFALTEPERFDALGKRLGAMVRDGQLLQNRRGGFVPVARMDLIAGTVIANPDGFGFLRPDAGAGDDLFLPPGEMRKVMHGDRAMASVTGMDRRGRREGAIVEVLERRLTRLIGRYTVESGISYVVPDDRRIQRNVQVPQDSRNGAEHSQLVVCEIVNAGDARRPPIGRVLAVLGDALTPSLVVEAAIHGHDLPHEFPQEVIDQATAIPLEVDIPTANARRDLRRLPLVTIDGEDAKDFDDAVWCEPNRDGFRLVVAIADVSHYVQPGTPLDNEAQLRATSVYFPGFVVPMLPETLSNGICSLRPAVDRLCFVCDMQVGRDGTVHESEFYEAVMHSHARLTYTQVWNAVGEEDADAQAQVGAQMPQLRHLHQLYKVLSKARSKRGAIEFETSEVRFVLDNRGEVVQAGMLLRNDAHKLIEECMIAANVEAAKALLASEVPGMYRIHDKPPESKYADLLEFLKEFQLRMPPWGKVQPKDFTALLTKVRERPDAALLESVLLRSQSLAVYSAENIGHFGLALEAYSHFTSPIRRYPDLLVHRAIKHVLSGRKPSAFRYATSDMVALALQCSERGRRADEAEREVDERYRAAWMEQHVGGEFSGVISGVTSFGLFVELDQSKVNGLIHVTQLPRDFYHFDPLRKTLAGERTGREFRLGDRLEVRVLKASLEERKIDFGLVEEARGPKPPPPRGKPAKRAKKPYE, from the coding sequence ATGGCAAAGACACCAGGCAAACGCGGCCAGAAGCGCGTCGACAGCACCTCCGCAAAGCGCGGGGGCACACAGAAAACCGGTACGCCGAAGGCCAAGGGCCGCGGCGGCGATGCACTTCCGGGGTGGATGCCGGACACGCTGCGCGACCCGCCGCGCGCCGCGTCGGGCAAGGCGCCGGCCAAAGTCCCCGCGAGCCGCAAGCCCGCCGGCGCACGCAAGCCCTCCGGGTTCCGCGATCCGCAGGCCGAGCGCGAGGCCGGCCGTTACGAGAATCCGATCGTCAGCCGCGAAGCGATCCTGCTGTGGCTGGGCGAAGCCGACGGTCCGCAGACCGCCGATGACCTCGCTGCCCACTTCGCGCTGACCGAGCCGGAGCGCTTCGACGCACTGGGCAAGCGCCTCGGTGCGATGGTGCGCGACGGCCAGCTGCTGCAGAACCGCCGCGGTGGCTTCGTGCCGGTCGCGCGCATGGACCTGATCGCCGGCACGGTGATCGCCAACCCCGACGGCTTCGGTTTCCTGCGCCCCGACGCCGGCGCCGGCGACGACCTGTTCCTGCCGCCGGGGGAGATGCGCAAGGTCATGCATGGCGACCGCGCCATGGCCAGCGTCACCGGCATGGACCGGCGCGGCCGCCGCGAAGGCGCCATCGTCGAGGTGCTGGAGCGCAGGCTCACCCGCCTGATCGGCCGCTACACGGTGGAGTCGGGCATCAGCTACGTCGTGCCGGACGATCGCCGCATCCAGCGCAACGTGCAGGTGCCGCAGGATTCGCGCAATGGCGCCGAACACAGCCAGCTGGTGGTGTGCGAGATCGTCAATGCCGGCGACGCGCGCCGGCCGCCGATCGGCCGCGTGCTGGCGGTGCTGGGCGATGCATTGACGCCATCGCTGGTGGTGGAGGCCGCGATCCACGGCCACGACCTGCCGCACGAGTTCCCGCAGGAGGTCATCGACCAGGCCACCGCGATCCCGCTCGAGGTCGACATCCCCACCGCCAACGCACGCCGCGACCTGCGCCGCCTGCCGCTGGTCACCATCGATGGCGAGGACGCCAAGGATTTCGACGACGCGGTCTGGTGCGAACCCAACCGTGACGGCTTCCGCCTGGTGGTGGCGATCGCCGACGTCTCGCATTACGTGCAGCCGGGCACGCCGCTCGACAACGAGGCGCAGCTGCGCGCCACCAGCGTGTACTTCCCGGGCTTCGTGGTGCCGATGCTGCCGGAGACGCTGTCCAACGGCATCTGCTCGTTGCGCCCGGCGGTGGACCGGTTGTGCTTCGTCTGCGACATGCAGGTGGGTCGCGATGGCACCGTGCACGAATCCGAGTTCTACGAGGCGGTGATGCATTCGCACGCCCGCCTGACCTACACCCAGGTGTGGAACGCGGTCGGCGAGGAGGATGCGGACGCGCAGGCCCAGGTCGGCGCGCAGATGCCGCAGCTGCGCCACCTGCACCAGCTCTACAAGGTGCTGTCGAAGGCGCGCAGCAAGCGCGGCGCGATCGAGTTCGAGACCTCGGAAGTGCGTTTCGTCCTCGACAACCGCGGCGAGGTGGTGCAGGCCGGCATGCTGTTGCGCAACGACGCGCACAAGCTGATCGAGGAATGCATGATCGCGGCCAACGTGGAAGCAGCGAAGGCGCTGCTGGCCTCCGAGGTGCCGGGCATGTACCGCATCCACGACAAGCCGCCAGAGTCCAAGTACGCCGACCTGCTGGAGTTCCTGAAGGAGTTCCAGTTGCGCATGCCGCCGTGGGGCAAGGTGCAGCCGAAGGACTTCACCGCGTTGCTGACCAAGGTGCGCGAGCGCCCGGATGCCGCGCTGCTGGAATCGGTGCTGCTGCGCAGCCAGAGCCTGGCGGTGTATTCGGCCGAGAACATCGGCCATTTCGGCCTGGCGCTGGAGGCCTATTCGCACTTCACCTCGCCGATCCGCCGCTACCCGGACCTGCTGGTCCACCGCGCGATCAAGCATGTGCTGTCGGGCAGGAAGCCGTCGGCGTTCCGCTACGCGACCAGCGACATGGTCGCGCTGGCGCTGCAGTGTTCCGAGCGCGGTCGCCGTGCCGACGAGGCCGAGCGCGAGGTCGACGAGCGTTACCGCGCGGCGTGGATGGAACAGCACGTCGGTGGCGAGTTCTCGGGCGTGATCAGCGGGGTGACCAGCTTCGGCCTGTTCGTTGAACTCGACCAGTCCAAGGTCAACGGGCTGATCCACGTCACCCAGCTGCCGCGCGATTTCTACCATTTCGACCCGCTGCGCAAGACGCTGGCTGGCGAGCGCACCGGGCGCGAGTTCCGCCTGGGTGACCGCCTCGAGGTGCGCGTGCTCAAGGCCAGCCTGGAGGAACGCAAGATCGACTTCGGCCTGGTCGAGGAGGCGCGCGGCCCGAAGCCGCCGCCGCCGCGCGGCAAGCCGGCGAAGCGGGCCAAGAAGCCGTACGAGTGA
- the sugE gene encoding quaternary ammonium compound efflux SMR transporter SugE codes for MHWTILFLAGLFEIVWAVGLKYTEGFTRLWPTVGTLVAMGISFGLLAQAMKALPLGTAYAVWVGIGAVGTALVGIVLLGEPANPGRLVSIGLIVAGVIGLKLATA; via the coding sequence ATGCACTGGACCATTCTTTTCCTCGCCGGGCTGTTCGAGATCGTCTGGGCGGTCGGGCTCAAGTACACCGAAGGCTTTACCCGGCTGTGGCCGACGGTCGGCACGCTGGTCGCGATGGGGATCAGCTTCGGCCTGCTCGCGCAGGCGATGAAGGCGCTACCCCTGGGCACCGCCTATGCGGTGTGGGTGGGTATCGGCGCGGTGGGCACCGCGCTGGTGGGCATCGTCCTGCTGGGCGAACCGGCGAATCCCGGCCGGCTGGTCAGCATCGGACTGATCGTGGCCGGCGTGATCGGATTGAAACTGGCGACGGCCTGA
- a CDS encoding NRDE family protein — protein MCLVALAYRLHPRWPLVLIANRDEAHARATAPAGFDPDAGDVYGGRDLVAGGSWLQVSTRGRLAAVTNVRRGLEPEQARHSRGWLVRDFVRGNDGALAYAEALQPQARAYGRFNLLMWDGDTLGFASNVPEPVAMPVAPGLHAMSNGAFDASWPKSAHATRALAAWLDDLPGEHGPAATPDTLAPLFDALADTAQAPDERLPDTGIGLALERRLSPAFIRDPVYGTRSSSVVLADAQSLVFAERRFGPDGAAAGASFDVLARTPQQRAG, from the coding sequence ATGTGCCTGGTCGCCCTCGCCTATCGCCTGCACCCGCGCTGGCCGCTGGTGCTCATCGCCAACCGCGACGAGGCGCACGCGCGCGCCACTGCGCCGGCCGGGTTCGATCCGGACGCAGGCGATGTCTATGGCGGCCGCGACCTCGTCGCCGGTGGCAGCTGGCTGCAGGTGTCGACGCGTGGCCGGCTGGCCGCGGTCACCAATGTCCGTCGCGGGCTGGAGCCGGAGCAGGCACGGCATTCGCGCGGCTGGCTGGTGCGTGACTTCGTGCGCGGCAATGACGGCGCGTTGGCGTATGCCGAAGCCCTGCAGCCGCAGGCGCGCGCGTACGGACGTTTCAACCTGCTGATGTGGGACGGCGACACCCTGGGATTCGCCAGCAACGTGCCCGAACCGGTGGCGATGCCGGTGGCGCCCGGCCTGCACGCGATGTCGAACGGTGCGTTCGACGCCAGCTGGCCCAAGAGCGCGCATGCGACGCGGGCGCTCGCCGCCTGGCTCGACGACCTGCCCGGCGAGCACGGGCCCGCGGCAACGCCCGACACACTGGCGCCGTTGTTCGACGCCCTCGCCGACACCGCGCAGGCGCCCGACGAACGCCTGCCCGATACCGGCATCGGCCTTGCGCTGGAACGCCGGCTGTCACCGGCCTTCATCCGCGACCCGGTCTATGGCACGCGCTCGAGTTCGGTGGTGCTGGCCGATGCGCAGTCGCTGGTGTTCGCCGAGCGCCGTTTCGGGCCGGACGGCGCGGCCGCAGGCGCCTCCTTCGACGTACTGGCGCGGACGCCGCAACAGCGCGCCGGGTAG
- the cydC gene encoding thiol reductant ABC exporter subunit CydC — translation MNGPHANARAVFRRHALPIVLAILLLAATVAAGTGLLALSGHFLTAAALAGGLASGFNFFGPSAGIRALTFARIVSRYAEKLYGHDVTLRLARDLRVWFFARALPQAPLGLGRERLGDLLARLVGDIETADGLLIRALGPLLALATTAAVVIMATALVLPSAALCLLAAALAIGVGVPATTAWGARNAEHDRAAARATLRQAMQEGIEGAADLIALDAAAGQLARVDTAADGLAARESRLQRRLSWSGLVHALAVALTLPALLWLLLVAHHAGEIGTAAAAAVLFAGVALFEVAAGVGQAWQALRAARASLRRLDDIAMRTTPVVAPARPVALPAQGTLQLSGVRFDWGGAAPRAVLDGIDFELRAGERVAVAGDSGAGKSSLMALLLRLRDPDGGSISFGGVDLRDADPADWHQRLAWLPQDAPVFAGSVRDNLAMGDAAADDARMWQALEAVRLGEAVRGLRGGLDGWIGESGSSLSGGQARRLALARALLRDAPVLLLDEPTEGLDVDTAHALLHDVARLAEGRSVLMISHDSLPDGVVHRRYRLRDGRLQEDTRDA, via the coding sequence ATGAACGGACCTCATGCCAACGCCCGCGCGGTGTTCCGCCGCCACGCGTTGCCGATCGTGCTGGCGATCCTGCTGCTGGCGGCAACGGTTGCCGCCGGGACCGGCCTGCTAGCGCTGTCCGGGCATTTCCTTACCGCCGCCGCGCTGGCCGGTGGGCTGGCATCGGGCTTCAACTTCTTCGGGCCGTCGGCGGGGATCCGCGCGCTGACGTTCGCGCGCATCGTCTCGCGCTATGCGGAAAAGCTCTACGGCCATGACGTCACCCTGCGGCTGGCGCGCGACCTGCGGGTGTGGTTCTTCGCCCGCGCCTTGCCGCAGGCACCGCTGGGGCTCGGCCGCGAGCGGCTCGGCGACCTGCTGGCGCGCCTGGTCGGCGACATCGAGACCGCCGATGGCCTGCTGATCCGCGCGCTCGGCCCGCTGCTGGCGCTGGCCACCACCGCGGCGGTAGTGATCATGGCGACGGCGCTGGTGCTGCCATCGGCCGCGCTGTGCCTCCTGGCCGCGGCACTGGCGATCGGCGTGGGCGTGCCGGCGACCACCGCCTGGGGTGCGCGCAACGCCGAGCACGATCGCGCAGCTGCCCGCGCCACGCTGCGGCAGGCGATGCAGGAAGGCATCGAAGGGGCTGCCGACCTGATCGCGCTGGATGCAGCGGCTGGGCAGCTCGCGCGGGTCGATACCGCCGCCGACGGGCTGGCCGCACGTGAATCACGCCTGCAACGCCGGCTGTCGTGGTCGGGGCTGGTGCATGCGCTGGCGGTGGCGCTCACGCTGCCGGCATTGCTGTGGCTGCTGCTGGTCGCACACCACGCCGGCGAGATCGGCACGGCGGCCGCCGCGGCCGTGCTGTTCGCCGGCGTCGCCCTGTTCGAGGTGGCGGCCGGGGTCGGCCAGGCCTGGCAGGCGCTGCGCGCGGCACGTGCTTCGTTGCGGCGCCTGGACGACATCGCCATGCGCACGACGCCGGTCGTTGCGCCGGCACGACCGGTCGCGCTGCCGGCGCAGGGCACGCTGCAACTGTCGGGCGTGCGCTTCGACTGGGGCGGCGCGGCGCCGCGCGCGGTGCTCGACGGCATCGACTTCGAGCTGCGCGCTGGCGAACGCGTGGCCGTTGCCGGTGACAGCGGCGCGGGCAAGTCCTCGCTGATGGCGCTGCTGCTGCGCCTGCGCGATCCCGATGGCGGCAGCATCTCCTTCGGTGGCGTGGACCTGCGCGATGCCGACCCCGCCGACTGGCACCAGCGGCTGGCATGGCTGCCGCAGGACGCACCGGTGTTCGCCGGCAGCGTGCGCGACAACCTCGCGATGGGCGATGCCGCGGCCGACGATGCGCGGATGTGGCAGGCGCTGGAGGCCGTGCGCCTCGGCGAGGCGGTGCGCGGGTTGCGCGGCGGCCTCGACGGCTGGATCGGTGAGAGCGGCAGCAGCCTCTCCGGCGGCCAGGCACGGCGGCTGGCGCTGGCGCGTGCGCTGTTGCGCGATGCACCGGTGCTGCTGCTCGACGAACCGACCGAGGGCCTGGACGTGGACACCGCGCACGCGCTGCTGCACGACGTGGCCCGCCTCGCCGAAGGCCGCAGCGTGCTGATGATCAGCCATGACTCGCTGCCCGACGGGGTCGTGCACAGGCGCTACCGCTTGCGGGACGGCCGGTTGCAGGAAGACACGCGCGACGCCTGA
- a CDS encoding SDR family oxidoreductase, whose amino-acid sequence MQLSDIRAIVTGGVSGLGLAVAEHLVARGGKVALFDVNDGKGADAVAALGDDNVRYFRTDVTDEAGVASNVAAAREFLGGLNACVNCAGILGAGRVLGRDGTMALDHFSKTVMVNLVGSFNVAKAAAAVMQHNDAGDDGERGAIINTASVAAYEGQIGQAAYSASKAGVVGMTLPMAREFSRFGIRVNTIAPGIFWTPMVDGMPDEVQASLSASIPFPSRLGRPEEFADLVAYLLGNRYINGETIRLDGAVRLAPK is encoded by the coding sequence ATGCAGCTGTCCGACATCCGCGCCATCGTCACCGGTGGTGTTTCCGGGCTTGGGCTGGCGGTCGCCGAACACCTCGTCGCCCGCGGTGGCAAGGTGGCGCTGTTCGACGTCAACGACGGCAAGGGCGCCGACGCGGTGGCCGCGCTGGGTGACGACAACGTGCGTTACTTCCGCACCGACGTCACCGACGAGGCCGGCGTGGCAAGCAACGTCGCCGCGGCGCGCGAGTTCCTCGGCGGCCTCAACGCCTGCGTGAACTGCGCCGGCATCCTCGGCGCCGGCCGCGTACTCGGCCGCGACGGCACGATGGCGCTGGACCATTTCTCGAAGACGGTGATGGTCAACCTGGTCGGCAGCTTCAACGTCGCCAAGGCCGCCGCGGCGGTGATGCAGCACAACGACGCCGGCGACGACGGCGAGCGCGGCGCGATCATCAATACCGCGTCGGTCGCAGCGTACGAAGGCCAGATCGGCCAGGCCGCGTACTCGGCATCCAAGGCCGGCGTGGTCGGCATGACCCTGCCGATGGCGCGCGAGTTCTCGCGCTTCGGCATCCGCGTCAACACCATCGCGCCGGGGATCTTCTGGACCCCGATGGTCGACGGCATGCCCGACGAGGTGCAGGCCTCGCTGTCGGCCTCGATCCCGTTCCCGTCGCGCCTGGGCCGGCCGGAGGAATTCGCCGACCTTGTCGCCTACCTGCTCGGCAACCGCTACATCAACGGCGAGACCATCCGCCTCGACGGTGCGGTGCGGCTGGCACCGAAGTAA
- the rnt gene encoding ribonuclease T, translating to MNEAPTTPDVPAPPSLLARRFRGYLPVVVDVETGGFDWNRHALLEIAAVPLDVDADGRLVLGETASAHLVPAPGTEIDPKSLEVTGIDLDHPFRLAKPERDALSHVFAPVRNAIRKHGCQRAILVGHNAHFDLNFLNAAVARSGHKRNPFHPFSVFDTVTLAGVAYGQTVLARAVQAAGFEWNAADAHSAVYDAEQTARLFCTIVNAWPAPLPPAPPAIPV from the coding sequence ATGAACGAAGCACCCACCACCCCGGACGTCCCCGCACCGCCGAGCCTGCTGGCGCGGCGCTTCCGCGGTTACCTGCCGGTGGTGGTGGATGTGGAGACCGGCGGTTTCGACTGGAACCGCCATGCGCTGCTGGAGATCGCCGCGGTGCCCTTGGACGTGGACGCCGACGGCCGCCTGGTGCTGGGCGAGACCGCCAGCGCGCACCTGGTGCCGGCCCCGGGCACCGAGATCGATCCGAAGTCGCTGGAGGTGACCGGCATCGATCTCGACCACCCTTTCCGCCTGGCCAAGCCCGAGCGCGATGCGCTGAGCCACGTGTTCGCGCCGGTGCGCAATGCGATCAGGAAACACGGCTGTCAGCGCGCGATCCTCGTCGGCCACAACGCGCACTTCGACCTGAATTTCCTCAATGCCGCGGTGGCGCGCAGCGGGCACAAGCGCAACCCGTTCCATCCTTTCAGCGTGTTCGACACCGTGACGCTGGCCGGCGTGGCCTACGGCCAGACCGTGCTCGCACGCGCGGTGCAGGCGGCGGGCTTCGAGTGGAATGCCGCCGACGCGCATTCGGCCGTGTACGACGCCGAACAGACCGCGCGGCTGTTCTGCACCATTGTCAACGCGTGGCCAGCACCGCTCCCGCCGGCACCGCCCGCCATTCCCGTCTGA
- a CDS encoding M15 family metallopeptidase — MTLFVVLLAFFAAACVLSWLLLFDGARDGVAAWFARVWTRTARTGASTSRRLARGLSAGRRVAAGGGSTLLDGLRRYRWLLLGSLLLLVLPPLLVLGLRQRVVLPGFDGDDLAESQTMVAGLLRGERLVPPPPPPPAVFTTREIREERPEIVTADRRWDHLDAALQQRVLAIYQVMRSQYGIRMVLVEGYRSPERQAELAREGRATLAGAWSSCHQYGLALDSAPMRDGKLQWDMGDAWTRRAYFLYGELAEQAGLTWGGRWTRLKDYVHVESTRSCREARAARRAADG; from the coding sequence ATGACGTTGTTCGTCGTGTTGCTGGCGTTCTTCGCCGCGGCGTGCGTGCTGAGCTGGCTGCTGCTGTTCGACGGTGCGCGCGATGGCGTGGCGGCCTGGTTCGCGCGCGTGTGGACGCGCACTGCACGTACCGGCGCAAGCACATCGCGACGCCTTGCCCGCGGCCTCAGTGCCGGTCGCCGCGTCGCCGCCGGCGGGGGTTCGACCCTGCTCGACGGCCTGCGCCGGTACCGCTGGCTGTTGCTGGGTTCGCTCCTGCTGCTGGTGCTGCCGCCGTTGCTGGTGCTCGGGCTGCGCCAGCGCGTCGTGCTGCCCGGTTTCGATGGCGACGATCTCGCCGAATCGCAGACCATGGTCGCGGGACTGTTGCGCGGCGAGCGCCTGGTGCCGCCGCCACCGCCGCCGCCGGCGGTGTTCACCACCCGCGAGATCCGCGAGGAACGGCCCGAGATCGTTACCGCTGATCGCCGCTGGGACCATCTCGACGCGGCGCTGCAGCAGCGGGTGCTGGCGATCTACCAGGTCATGCGGTCGCAGTACGGCATCCGGATGGTGCTGGTGGAAGGCTATCGATCGCCCGAGCGGCAGGCGGAGCTCGCGCGCGAGGGGCGCGCCACGCTGGCGGGTGCGTGGTCGAGCTGCCACCAGTACGGCCTGGCACTCGACAGCGCGCCGATGCGTGACGGCAAGCTGCAGTGGGACATGGGTGATGCCTGGACCCGGCGCGCCTATTTCCTCTACGGCGAACTCGCCGAGCAGGCCGGCCTGACCTGGGGCGGGCGCTGGACCCGCCTCAAGGACTACGTGCACGTCGAATCCACGCGCAGCTGCCGCGAGGCGCGCGCGGCGCGAAGGGCGGCGGACGGCTGA
- the yeiP gene encoding elongation factor P-like protein YeiP, producing the protein MKASDIKKGNVVEYSGGVYQVRDIERSSPQGRGGNVRFRFTMYSVPGGNKLDASFDADDSLPEVELLRRQASFSYKDGDAFVFLDDEDYTPYQLDADVVGDDAGYITDGLGGCFVQVIDDQPVGLQLPQTVTLEIVDTPPELKGGTATKRPKPATLSTGLEIQVPEYIANGERVLVNTTTGEFSGRAD; encoded by the coding sequence ATGAAAGCCAGCGACATCAAGAAGGGCAACGTCGTCGAATACAGCGGTGGCGTGTACCAGGTCCGCGACATCGAGCGCAGCTCCCCGCAGGGGCGCGGCGGCAACGTGCGCTTCCGCTTCACCATGTACAGCGTGCCGGGCGGCAACAAGCTCGACGCGAGCTTCGACGCCGACGACAGCCTGCCCGAGGTCGAGCTGCTGCGCCGCCAGGCCAGCTTCTCCTACAAGGATGGCGACGCCTTCGTGTTCCTCGACGACGAGGACTACACCCCGTACCAGCTCGATGCGGACGTCGTCGGCGATGACGCCGGCTACATCACCGACGGCCTGGGCGGCTGCTTCGTGCAGGTGATCGACGACCAGCCGGTAGGCCTGCAGCTGCCGCAGACGGTGACGCTGGAGATCGTCGACACCCCGCCGGAACTCAAGGGCGGCACCGCGACCAAGCGCCCGAAGCCGGCGACGCTGTCGACCGGGCTGGAAATCCAGGTGCCGGAATACATCGCCAACGGCGAGCGCGTGCTGGTCAACACCACTACCGGCGAATTCTCCGGTCGCGCCGATTGA
- the rlmB gene encoding 23S rRNA (guanosine(2251)-2'-O)-methyltransferase RlmB: MSKQTSWIAGINAVAAAVEHDAGNVREVLLEAGAKNPRIAEIESEARRREIDVRRVNQQALDGVAGGLRHQGAAARYVAAKTWDEHDLAAMVEAAGGSALVLVLDGVQDPHNLGACLRSAAAAGATAVVIPKDKAVQVNATVRKTSAGAADTVPVVRATNLARTLRDLQKQGVWIHGLAGDVDASLYSLDLRGNVALVLGGEADGLRRLTREHCDSLARIPMPGGFESLNVSVATGVALFEAVRQRLPG; this comes from the coding sequence ATGAGCAAGCAGACTTCCTGGATCGCCGGCATCAACGCCGTCGCGGCGGCCGTCGAGCACGATGCCGGGAACGTCCGTGAAGTGCTGCTGGAGGCGGGGGCGAAGAATCCGCGCATCGCGGAAATCGAATCCGAGGCGCGGCGGCGCGAGATCGACGTGCGCCGGGTCAACCAGCAGGCGCTCGACGGCGTTGCCGGTGGCCTGCGCCACCAGGGTGCGGCCGCCCGCTATGTCGCGGCGAAGACCTGGGACGAACACGACCTTGCCGCCATGGTCGAAGCCGCCGGCGGCAGCGCGCTGGTGCTGGTGCTCGACGGCGTGCAGGACCCGCACAACCTGGGTGCCTGCCTGCGCAGCGCCGCCGCGGCCGGCGCCACCGCGGTGGTGATCCCGAAGGACAAGGCGGTCCAGGTCAACGCCACCGTGCGCAAGACCTCCGCCGGCGCTGCCGACACCGTGCCGGTGGTGCGCGCGACCAACCTCGCCCGCACCCTGCGCGATCTGCAGAAGCAGGGCGTGTGGATCCATGGACTCGCCGGCGACGTGGATGCGTCGCTGTACAGCCTCGACCTGCGCGGCAACGTGGCACTGGTGCTGGGTGGCGAAGCCGATGGGCTGCGCCGGCTTACCCGCGAACACTGCGACAGCCTGGCCCGGATCCCGATGCCGGGTGGGTTCGAGAGTCTCAACGTGTCGGTGGCCACCGGCGTCGCACTGTTCGAGGCCGTGCGCCAGCGCCTGCCCGGCTGA